The Deltaproteobacteria bacterium sequence GTCGTTCAGAAAGCGAAGCAAAAAATGAATGAGCAATATTAAGCGCAGCTAAAGCCAAAACTAATAAGCCGACGAGACTGGCAAGCGCTGTTGCGATAATTAATATATTGCTGGTACGTTCAGCCGTTTCATTAACTGCTAAACCAACAGTTTTTACCGCGGCGGTGATATCAGAAACTGCCGCAACCGAATCAGCCTTAAGTAGAATCGAAGTATAATTTTCGCTGGGGTCGATTGCATATTTTTGCAAAATTCGACGTGCGCTTGTTAATGGTACGGTAACCCCAAAACGCATGGCATAGCGCGAGACTCCGATGATGCGTGCCCGTTCAACGCCAATTCGTTTTGCACCGCGAGCCCCCAACATCATTGAGCGTCCAATGATGAGATCGAAGGTAAATCCCTTTAAAGTTGCACTAGTAAGTTTTGGTCCACCAACAGTTGGGGCAACCGAACTATTATATACTTCGATAAGTTGATCAGAAATAATTACCGGTATGTAACTGTCATTACCGATAAGGTCATTACCAATTTCTTCTTTTAGTAACTCTTCAGGTAATCCATTCATAAACATATCGGTATGTAAGCGGTGGCCAAACAAAGAATCCCCACCTTCAGCTCCAAGGGGGAGATCAACTTCAATAGTCGGATATGCTGCTATAACATGTGGAAGACGGCGTAATTTTTCAAGAGTATTGGCATCAAGTTTTGCGCTGCCCAATAAGCCGCCAGCATTGATTTTAAATAAACCAAGATCAACAGTTTTGCTTACTACTTCGACCATATCGAGTGGTAGTTGGCGGACAACTTCTTTTAACACTAAATCACGAGCACCTAAACCTAACGCTGCTATGATCAATAGAACACAAATACCAAGAGCAATACCAGCCATTGATACAGCAGTACGAGCTTTAGCAGCACGTAAATCATGTCCAGCCATTATTACTAAATTACGCAGCTTCACTTAAGTTTCCTTTATGCAAATGAATTTGGCGATTAGCCATAGCAGCAATTTCATTGTCATGAGTAGCAATAAGCAAAGCTACTCCCTGATTAGAGAGTTCTGAAAATAACTGCAAAATAATAGCAGCAGTTTCACCGTCAAGATTGCCGGTAGGTTCATCACATAATAATAACTTTGGTTTAAGATATAAAGCGCGTGCAATGGCTACACGTTGGCATTCGCCACCAGAGAGAGTGCGTGGTAAGCGATGAGTTTTTTCACCCAGACCAACATGCGATAACACCTCATGTGCTCGTTGGTAATTTAAAGTTTCATTTCCAAAGCGTGCCGGCAACAATACATTATCAAGGGCGCTTAAATGTCCTAGTAAGTTGTAGGCCTGAAAAATAAACCCTAAGATTTTATTGCGAAGTGTTGATAAGCCCGAGTCGCTAAGCGCATGAAGATTGGCATTAGCAATAGTTACTTCACCACTAAAATCATTATCGAGAGCGCCAAGAATGTTGAGGAGTGTACTTTTTCCAGAACCTGAAGGTCCGAGTAGAGCAACGCATTCTCCAATATTAATTTCAAGATTAATTTTTTTAAGGATGGCTATATCTTTGTTGGCATCGCGTACAATTTTACTTACAGAGGTTGCTTTTACCAGAGGCACTTTGTCTAATATTGCAGCGTCATGAGTTATTGATGTAGGCATATTTTTAGAACTCATTGTAATTGCTCGCTAAGCTTAATGCGCAAACCATCAGGTTCTCCAGAAACACTAATAACAATATCGCCGATGGCCTGTAAAAGCTTAAGTGCAGTGGGGATCATGGCAACAATATCTACAGAATTATTAGTGTCTAGTTTTTTTAACTTGGTTAATTCGTCAAGCAATACATATGGCCTAATGATTAAAACACTAGTCCCAGTTTGTTCTGTTAATTTAATGCTACTACTAGCAAGCTTTTGTTCTAAGGTTGGTTCACCTCCTTTTAAAAGATTTAATGCTTGGCTAAGACGGTTTGCACCTGCCGCGTATACGTAAGTATTGCCAAAAAGAGCCCAACCAAGTTTTGGGGTAAATGTTGCATTTGCATTTTTTGGGATAGCGCGAGTGTAGATTTTTATTTCTTTTTTATCAAAGCGAATCTGTTGCAGATTCATTTCTATACCCCGTTTTTGCATGGATTTACGCGAATTTTCAAGTGCGCTAAACATTGCCTTCTCGTCAGTAACTTCAGCAGTAGCTACAATATGAATAAAGTCTAATAAACTGTTAAAACTGGGACGTCGTTGCAGCTTACCTGCGACACCATTAAATTTGTTTAAATATACAGACAACGTAGAAGCGCCGGTTAGTAATGGTAAAATTTCTTTTTCGGGGTCAAGTGAAGTTTCTTGATGGGCTAGACTCAGTACTTGATTTAGCCATTGGAGCAAAAAAGGTTGAGTGCGTATTGCTGCTAATGTTTTTGGTTTTGCCGCTCGACTAATCCCAGCGATTAGAGCATTTGCGGCAATATGTTTTAGCATAGCTACGGGTGGTTCACTTGCAAGTGCTTTATCAAAATTAGATCCTGGCACTGGTAATTCGATATAAGTTTCAAAATTTAAACCACTATCATCAATTTTTATACTAGTAGCAATTGAATGATAGATTGTAGTTTCAGCAAAAAGCGAATTTTTACTATTTTGTTTAATAGGTTTACGTGCATTTATATCACCACGGACATACAATACTGGATATTTTGCAGGT is a genomic window containing:
- a CDS encoding DUF3352 domain-containing protein; this encodes MNFNHLKLRNFTVLTSAITVALALTSCRGCQQKQAIDIRTLPAGDTHTAFIVNNFNDFINGLNGFFTKLTSHGGAEQFSLVRQKIKQQYNFDIFDSKSFNAWGIDPQAGLIAFTEGQSQKENYVLAIGINDQQKFDEIFKKYIAAQLSSDKFGNEQVGKYTLQRAGRPFGTEIVYGVSWVHVGNVVLVAFVDGDESIRTVLKRLEQNNNNKNKNATNLLNDAVFRKTTAKIPAKYPVLYVRGDINARKPIKQNSKNSLFAETTIYHSIATSIKIDDSGLNFETYIELPVPGSNFDKALASEPPVAMLKHIAANALIAGISRAAKPKTLAAIRTQPFLLQWLNQVLSLAHQETSLDPEKEILPLLTGASTLSVYLNKFNGVAGKLQRRPSFNSLLDFIHIVATAEVTDEKAMFSALENSRKSMQKRGIEMNLQQIRFDKKEIKIYTRAIPKNANATFTPKLGWALFGNTYVYAAGANRLSQALNLLKGGEPTLEQKLASSSIKLTEQTGTSVLIIRPYVLLDELTKLKKLDTNNSVDIVAMIPTALKLLQAIGDIVISVSGEPDGLRIKLSEQLQ
- a CDS encoding ABC transporter ATP-binding protein; translation: MPTSITHDAAILDKVPLVKATSVSKIVRDANKDIAILKKINLEINIGECVALLGPSGSGKSTLLNILGALDNDFSGEVTIANANLHALSDSGLSTLRNKILGFIFQAYNLLGHLSALDNVLLPARFGNETLNYQRAHEVLSHVGLGEKTHRLPRTLSGGECQRVAIARALYLKPKLLLCDEPTGNLDGETAAIILQLFSELSNQGVALLIATHDNEIAAMANRQIHLHKGNLSEAA
- a CDS encoding ABC transporter permease — protein: MKLRNLVIMAGHDLRAAKARTAVSMAGIALGICVLLIIAALGLGARDLVLKEVVRQLPLDMVEVVSKTVDLGLFKINAGGLLGSAKLDANTLEKLRRLPHVIAAYPTIEVDLPLGAEGGDSLFGHRLHTDMFMNGLPEELLKEEIGNDLIGNDSYIPVIISDQLIEVYNSSVAPTVGGPKLTSATLKGFTFDLIIGRSMMLGARGAKRIGVERARIIGVSRYAMRFGVTVPLTSARRILQKYAIDPSENYTSILLKADSVAAVSDITAAVKTVGLAVNETAERTSNILIIATALASLVGLLVLALAALNIAHSFFASLSERRRELAIMRATGARQRDLLAIVLTQAIILGLGGAIVGCITSKIITIIIDNSVRMLLPNLPFMPPSFFVMPPILFILAIIAAIVAALLGALWPALRAAHMPVSQALADN